The Silvibacterium dinghuense DNA window AGACCATCGCTGCGCATAAACCGGATCGCGCAACTCGATCTCTGTCCAGCTCAACATCTCCCACTCTCCAAAGAACATCTCGCGCAGCTCCGGCATGATAACGGGCTTCACTCCGAAGGCCCTTCCGATGGCATCCGCCGTGGTCCGCGCGCGCACAAGATCGCTCGTATACACAGCGTCGATGCAATCACGCTCGAGCTCCTTTAGCATCTGCTCCATCTGCTTCAGGCCTTTCGTATTGAGCGGCGGATCGGAATGTCCACAGAATCGTCCGGCCAGATCTGTCTCGGCGTGGCGGATAAAAAGCAGCGTCATCGCTAAATCCACACCCCACAGAGATACACCGCGATCTCGGTGAGCTGGTTGGTCGCTCCGAAGCAGTCACCCGTAATGCCGCCGATACGGTACCGATAATAAAGCGCGGTCACGAGCGTCATGACGAGACTCGCAAGCACCGGAGCCAGAGCATGAGAGCGTAACAACGCAATTGCCATCACGAGGCTGAGCACGCTGCCGATCACAAGGCTACCGGATGTCGTAAGCCGGGCAATGCGCGCCCCTTGCCCGTCCACCTGGTCTGCGCTGCTGTTTCGAGCCGGGGGAAGAATGAAGCTGAGCGGCAATGTCGTCCACCGGCTCAGCACCGGAGCTACCAGCAGATAGGCACTCACATGGGTCTGCGGCAGCGAAGCAATAAGAAGCACACGAGCCAGCACACTCAGCACCACCGCCACCGCACCATACGTGCCGATGCGGCTGTCGCGCATGATCGCCAACACCTTTTCGCGATCCCATCCGCCGCCGAAGCCATCGGCTGCGTCGGCAAGCCCGTCTTCATGCAGGCAACCAGTGATCGCGATCATGTACACGACCACAAGCAGTGCCACCACCAGCGCAGGCAGATGCGGTGTGAGCGCGCGATCAAGAGCTGCACTGCCCGATCCAATCAACAACCCCACCAGAGGAAAGAACTTCACGGCGCGCGCCAGCGAATCCTGCTCGTAGGGAGGCGTCGGCACCCTTAGCCGAGTAAGGAACTGCACGGCCGAGAGCAGATCGAACCATGTACGCCGAGGCTGCACGCGCCGCATCTGCGCCCGCGGATTCACGGGGTCGCTCCGCTGATCCCCGCCGAGGTAAACGTGG harbors:
- a CDS encoding histidine phosphatase family protein, which translates into the protein MTLLFIRHAETDLAGRFCGHSDPPLNTKGLKQMEQMLKELERDCIDAVYTSDLVRARTTADAIGRAFGVKPVIMPELREMFFGEWEMLSWTEIELRDPVYAQRWSAEFPHLPAPGGERFEDFQSRVLRCVKELFSWHEHGMAAVVTHAGVMRVVLQAICGLEAQDAWKRTQSYCGYFRCQAGKLI
- the cobS gene encoding adenosylcobinamide-GDP ribazoletransferase yields the protein MNPRAQMRRVQPRRTWFDLLSAVQFLTRLRVPTPPYEQDSLARAVKFFPLVGLLIGSGSAALDRALTPHLPALVVALLVVVYMIAITGCLHEDGLADAADGFGGGWDREKVLAIMRDSRIGTYGAVAVVLSVLARVLLIASLPQTHVSAYLLVAPVLSRWTTLPLSFILPPARNSSADQVDGQGARIARLTTSGSLVIGSVLSLVMAIALLRSHALAPVLASLVMTLVTALYYRYRIGGITGDCFGATNQLTEIAVYLCGVWI